One region of Flavobacterium sp. GSB-24 genomic DNA includes:
- the nuoK gene encoding NADH-quinone oxidoreductase subunit NuoK, translated as MGNILNQIGIENYIFLSVVLFCIGIFGVLYRRNAIIVFMSIEIMLNAVNLLFVAFSTYHQDAQGQVFVFFSMAVAAAEVAVGLAILVSIFRNIGSISIDNLKNLKG; from the coding sequence ATGGGTAATATATTAAATCAAATAGGTATTGAAAACTACATCTTTTTAAGTGTTGTACTTTTCTGTATTGGTATTTTTGGTGTATTGTACAGACGAAATGCTATTATCGTTTTCATGTCTATCGAAATTATGTTGAATGCGGTAAACCTTTTATTTGTTGCTTTTTCAACTTATCATCAAGATGCACAAGGACAAGTGTTTGTGTTCTTCTCGATGGCAGTTGCTGCAGCCGAAGTTGCGGTAGGATTGGCCATTTTAGTTTCTATTTTTAGAAATATCGGCTCAATTAGTATCGATAATTTAAAAAATTTAAAAGGATAA
- a CDS encoding NADH-quinone oxidoreductase subunit J, producing MIHIPDFAHATTVQVIFCFLAFITVITAFLTIFSRNPIHSAIYLVICFFSIAGHYLLLNSQFLAVVHIIVYSGAIMILFLFTIMLMNLNEQREVHRPRITRLGAIVSFCLILIVLIALFINSKPIVGEYDSTGEDFQSIKVLGKILLNEYMVPFEFASILLLVAMIGTVLLSKKEKLNNK from the coding sequence CATATTCCTGATTTTGCACACGCAACTACTGTTCAAGTTATCTTTTGCTTTTTAGCGTTTATTACAGTTATTACTGCTTTCTTGACGATTTTCAGCAGAAATCCAATTCACTCGGCTATTTATTTAGTGATCTGTTTCTTTTCAATTGCTGGTCATTATTTATTATTAAATTCTCAGTTCTTAGCAGTTGTACATATAATAGTCTACTCCGGAGCTATTATGATTTTGTTCCTGTTTACAATCATGTTGATGAACCTGAACGAACAGCGAGAAGTACACCGTCCTAGAATTACACGTTTAGGTGCAATTGTATCTTTCTGTTTAATATTAATCGTTTTGATTGCGCTTTTCATCAATTCTAAACCAATTGTTGGCGAATACGACTCTACAGGAGAAGATTTCCAATCGATTAAAGTTTTAGGTAAAATATTATTGAACGAATATATGGTTCCATTCGAATTTGCTTCAATCTTACTTTTGGTTGCAATGATTGGAACAGTTTTATTGTCTAAAAAAGAAAAATTAAATAATAAATAA